The Gossypium hirsutum isolate 1008001.06 chromosome D06, Gossypium_hirsutum_v2.1, whole genome shotgun sequence genome contains the following window.
cctTTAATGAAACGAGGGAAATTTAACGACTTACGACGACtatcgagtcccgtttgaaccttagtaatatataggatacaaatgaaatgtcattagggttaccgtgtTTCGGGTGCTGGCCCTGAATGTCTTACCAGTGGTTGAGTTTTCAACATGtattgcggttacttgacagcttgtgtgagcagcactatgTGGCTATGTTTCGACTGatagcttgtatgagcagacccaggttaccatgtttcgggtgctagtcttgaatgtcctaccgatggctgaggttcgGCATTAGTTGCGAATactcgacagcttgtgtgagcagcatcgtgtagcttacatttcgacgacagcttgtgtgagcaaacccattttacagctcgtgtgagcttTCCTGCATATCcggtattattctaagtggtacaacgggcatgaaaagggatGAACCGGTAAATGTTTCGATTAATTTCACTACGACATTTATGGAAAAGTATGATGTATCAATGATTCAAGTAAGaacattcatgattatgaaaagtgtgatttaagtgatgttatgtttatgtcttacGTGTTATGTGTTATGAAAATGGAATGGTAAAGAAAACGATATGAATTAAGACATGAAACTATATGAATATCCTTGATATGGTGATaaatggaaattatgtaagttaataTGAGTAATAGATTCAAGTGATACATGTTGAAATTAAATGGCTATTCATGTTAATGTGTTTATGATTCGTATCATgtatgctaacatgtttggtgtgaaTGCTTAGGCATTGGCCAAGTTTTGGTTGGATCATGCCATGTTAATTTATAGGTTATGCATTGTAATGGTAATtgcccaaatggaaatatgcttgtgttcatgaaagagtggcaggatttaaattatgtaatttcttatgaaatggtttatcatgtggttaattctaAAGTGCTATGTTTAAaagcactagcttgtggctatggttgatgatatgcttatgtcttgtgtgttatgcataagAAACatgtgtggaaaggtaatgaaatggtaagttcatacttgaagtgttaaatgatgaaaaagggaatgatgagttgaattgatttgttatttaagttaaagaaagtaaatgcaatggaaagtaatgaaatgcaaatgaaaataagaaaatctgaaagggtttaaatttttataaaatcctattatgctAAGGATGATTGTATATTGgatgctgtggatttattcactttgtaAGTTGTTGAATATGGATTCATGAATCTTGTGGTATCGATATAGGATTTTTCTcgatatgtataaattttatatttgaaatggattgatatgactaaagtttatacgattttactaagcattcattacttaTATAGTTgtctttcctttacttttcagattatccgAATCTCGATTgtgttggaagcttgtcggagatctatcatACTATCCAGTAGTTAtattggtaatgctccgtaaccttattccggcaacagatacgggttaggggtgttacgatataaatgattatttacatcatatttatttacataataataattattttgttttggaGTCATTATTATTTTGGACTTATCATGTTATTAATTTTCCTTAAATAACGATTTATTACTGAATTTAATGCctcaattttctttattggacttcccaagtttttttttcaatcttttttttttgtgagatTGACAAGCTTGTAGTTCATTGGCTAAATAAGGCCTTTAGgccgtttttatttttttattagacttTTAGgctgattttaattttaattggagAAATATGTCGATTTTAGGAGAGAGAATGTGAATGCGCACCCAGCTGGATGCACTTTCCCTCAACGATAACTTTAACGACTTTCTGACCATTGTGGCGccaaatggtaaattttttttgaaggaaAGTGTACGACACTATATTTTAATACTCTTCGCACCATACAAAAATtgtattcttcttttctttcatcatcatcttcttgcCTCTAAATTTCATCAACAATATTGAGTCTTGTTGGATCATCTTCCATCGTCTTTGTTTTGATAAATCCTTTCTTTTGGTATGATTTAAAAGCCTAAAATTTTTTGAACAATAACATTCTTTTATCGATAGAACAGAAAAAAACCCTAAGACGTGCTTAAACTAATTTAaagatttgatattttaaaataatagaaaatattattacATTTATACCGACTTCAAATCAGAGTAATAAGAGTAGATGAACTTATATTTagtatgaattttaaaatgaaaataaaaataagaaaaaaataaacttatatatttattatttaatttataatcattcaggtaaaaagttttaaaatttatttatgcgAAATATTCAATATGAGTTTGAGTctgaattttaatattaaaaaatgatcTAAGTTTGAACCGAATTGGGCCCCAACACATAACGAACTTATATGGTTACGGCTTAAAAATAGAACCCAATAgtcaactcaaaattaaaatattctagaGAAATTAAACCATGCTAAGGTCGGGACCATTAGATCGGATTGCAAAACTTATTGACCCAAGCAACAACACTCCTATCTAGAGCCAAAGGCCATGCCTATCATCCCATTAGCCagaaactaaaccctaaaactgAAAACAAAGCAGGTGAACCATGAGCGGCAATACTCGTAATTGCTCGAGTTACTTTGATGCGCGACAACGAGATGGAGAGATCAAGGGCTTGTTTTTCCTCGATAAGACACAGCGGGATACCGAAGGTAAACGCAGGACTGATATGCACTTTTTGGATCTGGAAAGAGGTGAAATCTCTGACGTTTTGAGTACGACGCCACCTGATGTCCCTCTTGGTGCCACTGTGGTTACCTGTGGCAACCACGTTTACACCATTGGGGGAAAGATCCTTCGGGGTGGTATCCTTCGTTCATTAAACCATGTTTTCCGCTTTGATTTTAAGCACGCTGAACGTGGGTGGAGAACAGTTAGTTCTATGCTGTACCCTCGGGGTCTTCCCGAGGCTCTTGCTGCACAAGGAAAGATTTACGTCTTCAAGGGATCCCGTGATTGTTTTAGCGAGATTTACGATATAAGTGGGGATAGTTGGGTTCCATTGTGCGTCCCTTCTATTGCGGAATATTCAGGAGTAAGTCGCCCTGTTCTCCTAGATTCTTCCCGATCTCGGATTTTGGTGCACTTCTCTGGCGATAGATATAAATCTCTTTACGCCTATTACTATAATGATAAATCATGGGTTTGCCTCGATCCAAAATTTCCTTACTGGTCTCCCACAGTCGGAATCGTGGGCAATGTGCTGTATGTTTTCCATGAGATTTCTGACGAGATCTGTTCTTGGAAGGCGTATGATGTGCAGGATAAGAAATGGTTGCCCGTCAAGTGGTTAACAGAATTTTCATTACATCAACCAGTGACTGCCCCTGTGGGTGCCCCGCTGATTCATTTGGGCAATGACAAGTGGTGTATGGTTTGGCACAGCATTACGCTTAATTGTTTTGAGTACCTTATATTCAGAATGTGGCGCAACGGGCATGGAGGGATTTATGCAGCTGATGTGGATGGATATAGAACCTCTGCTTCATTTGGATCCGTTAATCCTACAATATTGATGCCCTAAATGAAGGTTAGAGCCCCCCTTCACatcataattatttctatcctTGGAAAGTGACTGGTTATGCATTTTCCAATGCTGCTTGTCATTGTATTTGGTTTGCTCTAAATGAAGGTTAGTGCTATCATAATTATTCCTATCCTTGTAAATTGACTTATTTTTCATTTGCGCGTACTGCTTGTCTTTGCGTTTTGTTTGCTCTTGTTGTCACTAAGAAGCTGATAATGAGCCTTGAACATCCTGTATATAACTTGAGTAATGCTAAGGTACAAAGAAGTCTGAGTGGTTGTGTGAAAATGTCTTCCTTTTTCCAAGATGAATGAGTGGACTCAGTTTTGTTAGGACTATATGTCGTGCTCTTCTTGTTGTTTTGAATGGGTACGAGGCTCCTAGCACCTTTAGGGAACTAGAACTGAAGTTCGTTAGCTTTGGGCAGAGAATTTTAACCAAAGGCTTGCTATACCCCAAATagttgcttctattttgatgatATATTGTTGCCCTAAATGAAGGTTAGAGCCCCCTTCACATGGTAATTATTTCTATCATTGGAAAGTGACTGATTATGCATTTGCCAATGCTGCTTGTCATTATATTTGGTTTGCTCTAAATGAATGTTGGTGCCATCATAATTATTCCTATCCTTGTAAATTGACTGATTTTTCATTTGCCAGTAATGCTTGTCATTGCATTTTGTTTGCTCTTGTTGTCACTAAGAAGCTGATAATGAGCCTTGAACTTCCTGTATAAAACTTGAGTAATGCTAAGGTACAAAGAAGTCGAGTCGTTGTGTGAAAATGTGTTCCTTTTTCCAAGATGAATGAGTGGACTCAGTTTTGTCAGGACTATGTGTCGTGCTCTTCTTGTTGTTTTGAATGGGTACGAGGCTCCTAGCACCTTTAGGGAACTGGAGCTGAAGTTCGTTAGCTTTGGGCAGAGAATTTTA
Protein-coding sequences here:
- the LOC107907291 gene encoding putative F-box/kelch-repeat protein At2g29820; amino-acid sequence: MSGNTRNCSSYFDARQRDGEIKGLFFLDKTQRDTEGKRRTDMHFLDLERGEISDVLSTTPPDVPLGATVVTCGNHVYTIGGKILRGGILRSLNHVFRFDFKHAERGWRTVSSMLYPRGLPEALAAQGKIYVFKGSRDCFSEIYDISGDSWVPLCVPSIAEYSGVSRPVLLDSSRSRILVHFSGDRYKSLYAYYYNDKSWVCLDPKFPYWSPTVGIVGNVLYVFHEISDEICSWKAYDVQDKKWLPVKWLTEFSLHQPVTAPVGAPLIHLGNDKWCMVWHSITLNCFEYLIFRMWRNGHGGIYAADVDGYRTSASFGSVNPTILMP